Sequence from the Halobacterium sp. CBA1132 genome:
GGAGGTGGTGGGAGGTGGCGGTGACTACGTATACACCAGCAAAAAAGGGGGTTCAGGCCCGGCTATTTCCACCAGCGGCCGCGCTCTGGGAATTCGATCCGACTCCAGCCTGTGATAGCGAGACTGCACCGGCCTTGGTACCAGTTTTTCTTGACTGCTCTGAACCGGACCGTCTGCCCTTCTCGAACCACCGTTTTTCGACTGTTCTCCCAGATCGTGAATTTCGTCCGCCCGCTCTCGTCCTCGATCAGCCCGACTTGGGCGATTGCACTGCTACTGGGGGTCCAGAGTTCGGTAACCTGCCCTTCGACCGTCACTTCCCCAACTGGCACGTCTGGCACATCCGCGATGGGTACAATTGCCCCCGGCACCGCCTTCAGTTCTTCCAGCGTCTCCAGGACTGCCTTGGTGACGTCCTGACCGTGATGGACCTTTTCGGCGAGTTGCTTGGCGACGACCGCTCTTGACCACCCGCCATCGACTTCATCACTGATCCGCATCGCCTGCCTGTTCACTTCTGCGAGTTCCTCCTGTGTTAGCTCCTCTCGGGGATCTGTCTGCTCCTTCTGTTTCGGTTTGTCCCGGTCACACTGTTCGATGACGATGTCTCGTGTCCGCTTCGCGCGTCCCTCTTGGTGGCTGAGTTCGGCTTGGGAACTGATGTGTTCCAGTTCGGCCTCTTGTGCCTTGATGCGCTCTTCCTGTTCGAGGGTCTTCCCGAACAGGTGGTCCGGACCTTCCTCGACGCGGGCGTCTGGATGGTTAGAATCGACTTTCGCCTCCACTTCCATGTCGACCGTCGCTTGGAACTCTGGGGTCTCGTCGACGACCTCGAACCCATTTTCGTCGACCTCTCGTTTGTCTGCGTTCTCGAATGCCTGTTCATCGACCGAAACTACATACGTAGTGACGTTGTTACTAGACATTGGTACTCACTCGTACCACTGAAGGCGCTCACGCGCCGCCACCGCGATGCCTCAACATCGCGGATTTTTCAACGACGACACCGACCGACAGACTCGTCTGCGCGCTCTCGCTCGCGCCTTCGCGAGCGCCCTACCGGGCGCGAGCGAGAGCGCGCCTGCATGAGGTAGCCCCAGCCAGCCGCGCGCGCCAGCGCCGCCCGGAGCGAGCGGCCAGCGCATTTCCCGTTCGCCGCGACGCAACCACTGTCCGTCGCGGTCGCCGTCGGCGAGGTCCGGAGGACCCGGACGGGTGAAACGCTGGCGTCGAGACCAGATGCATTTTAGCCCGGAACGGGCGCGGGCGGTGCGGAGAGCGCCCGCATGCCCGGACTGGTCGGTCGCGAGCGAAGCGCGGCGCGAACGCAGTGAGCGCCGCGATGCGAACGGCGAACAGCGTGAGCCGTGAGCAAGCGGAGGGCGGCAGCGGCGAGTGGGGCGGGCCGTGGAGAATCACCTGTTCAACCGACATCGACGCTCGTGCTCCAGCCGCTACCTGGTCGACGCAGAACGGGCGAGGCCGTCTCGGTCACCGGGAGCGCAGGCGCTCCAGAGCTAACGGGGGACACGCCGCCCGTGAGCGGCCGAGTCTTCATCGTGTTGCCACCAGTAGCCGCAGCTGAGCCAGCCGTAGTCGTTGCGAGATAGCGAAGTTATTTAAATATCGATTCGTAACTACGCAACAGATGCTTACTGAAGGCGAGATCCGCGCGCTCACTGTCCTGCATAGTGAGCAGACCGTCTCCGAATTTGCGACCCAGCTGGACCGCAGTCTCAGCTACACGTCTGAACTCGTCAATCGTCTCGAAGCGACCGGACTCGTCGAGACGCGTCGAAAAGGGAAAACAAAGCAGATCCGGCCATCGGACGCGAAAGCACTCGAACTCCTCGCAGATATCACCCAAGCGTATTCGCACATCGAATGGCCCGAACTGTTGTCGGGCGCGACGCTCCGCGTGCTCTACTATCTTGAAACACCGCGAGTCCCAACGGAGCTCGCACGTCGGGCCAACATTCACCGGAGTACTGTTCATCGCGCCCTCGATCCACTTCAGCATCGAGGGATTATCTACCAGACTGACGACGATGCCTATGCGCTGAACGAGGGATTCGAACAACTGAGTACGCTTGCTCGGGAACTCGTCCACCACGACCATCGCCAGACCGTCGAACAACACACCGACACCTACACGATTCTCTGGGAGTCACTCGACGAGTTCCTCGTGCAGGCCGAAGACGAAATTGCCGACGAGACCTTTCTCGCGACGGGGCCAGAGCGTTTCCAGACGTATGACCTGCCACTTCTGGCCCGCGACCGTCGGTACTACCTCTATTCGGAGACGATGAATGATCTCTCACCGGCGACGCTGTGCTGTCATATGCTCGTGATCGATTCGGGAGCGCGGACGCAGTCATACTGCCTGCTCTTGCTCAGCCACGTTGATGTCGACCGTGACGAGCTGCGTACCCAAGCCACAAAGTACGGCGTCGACGATCTCGTCGAGGACTTGCTCACGTATCTCGACACGAGTGGCGATCAGCGGGCATCTCGCCTTCCCGAGTGGGAGGAGTTCCAAGAATTGGCTGAGGATTACGGGGTGTTAGCATGAGGGCGCGATTCGACAGTTCGTACATTCGATCGGAACTCGAGCGCATCGGCGAGCAGCTAGACGACCCACTCACCGTCTTCTTGATTGGCGGTGGGGCGATGGCGTTCCGTGATCTCAAGACCACGACCAAGGATATCGATCTCATTGTCGCATCCGGTGATGACCTTGGGCAGCTCCAAGCAGTCCTGCTCGAACGTGGCTACGATATCGTTCGGGAACCGGACGAGGAATACGAAACGCTCGGTGCTCAGCGAATCCTCGAGAACAATGACGGGTGTCGAATCGACATCTTCAATCAACAGGTAGTCGACAAACTGGTTCTTTCCGACGGAATTCGGAAGCGCAGCGAGCGGTACCTCGACCCCGGCAACTTAGTGGTCGAACTCGTGAGCCCAGAGGATATCTTCCTGTTCAAGGCGGTCGCCGGACGAGTGGACGATATCGAAGATATGTTTTCGTTGCTGCAGACTGACCTCGATTTTGACGTTGTCGAAGCAGAACTCACCGCGCAGATCGACCTCTTGGATCAAGAACTGTTCGTCACGTACGTGAACGAGGCGTTGGCGGACCTCACCGAGCAACATAACGTGACGACAGCGCTACATGACCCTGTTGCAGAGATCACAGAGCGCGTCTACGAGGAGTTCGAGGTGCTTCACGCCCTCGACGAATCGAAATCGATGCCCACTCTACAGCAGGAACTCGATTACACTATGGGTGAACTACAGGATATCGTGAGTCGTCTCGAGGAGAAAGACGCAATTGAGAGAACCGCTGATCGCATTGAGCGTCTTTCGACGACGATCTGACGGCGAGGAATACCGGAATCTGTGGCGTAATGCCAAGCGGTGCGGCTTATTAGATACTCTCTCTATCCCTGGATAGGGAGACTCCCCATTAGTCGCGGTTAAGCGCGACGTCGACTTCGTCAACGAGATCCTCAATGGAAACGGTGCAAGCGTCGGCAACATGTCTCACTCAACGAGATGCTCATCGAGGTCGTGCGTCCAGTACGTCGCGGGCCCGCCAGGACTACATCGCGCACACGACTGCAGCGGCCCTTCGAGGTGGCCGAGTTCCACGCGGAACCGCGTGAGCGCCGCGAGGGTGTCGACGACGAGTCCACATCCGTCGCAGGCGTAGTGGTCGCGTTCGTCGGGATCCGGTTCCGTCTGGATCGCGCAGTCGACGCAGATCGGGTGGGTGACCCGCTCGTCTTCGCCCCAGGTATGCGCCTCGCCAACCTTGGTGCCGGGTAGCGCGTCACAGAACGCACACCCGGTGAGCGTCTGCTGCATCACTCGGCCTCCGAATCGGGGTCGTGTGCGGCCGTCCAGCCACGGTGGAAGACGGCCAGCTGCGTCGCCGAGTCAAAGGTAGTGCCACTCGGCTCGTGAACCAGAACTTGGCCCTCGGGAACCGGAGTGACGACGTCCGCGTCGATGAGGTCGTCAACTAGACTCCGGGCCGTCGCGTCGTCGACGTCCGCGGTCGCGACGCTCGCGGCGTCGCGGTCCTGGGCAACCTGTTCTTTCTCGAACTGTTCGTAGTCGGCACTCGTGTCGTCGTGAGGATCGGGACCAGGCATGATGAATCACGCTGCGCACGCTGTCGCGCGCTGCACGCCTCCCGGCGTGCACGAGAAACACCGTTTCTCGTTCGCACACCAGAACGCTCCGCGTTCTGAGGACGCCGACAAACAGTCAGGGCGGACAGTATCAGTCAGGTCGCGGATCGCGATAGCCGATGACGGCGACGTCGTCGATGAACAGGACGCCCTTCATGAAGTCGAGCTTGGTCAGGCTATGCTGGTAGAGGTTGTGCCGCCCGAGGTAGTTCATGGGCACGATCAGGCAGCCGAACTCGATTTTCGGGCGGCCGTCCTTCTGTATGCGGTAGCCTTTCTGGAACTTGAGGAGGTCGTCGCTACCGTTCTTGCGTTCGCTCTTCTCCACCTCCATGACGATGC
This genomic interval carries:
- a CDS encoding DUF6036 family nucleotidyltransferase — translated: MRARFDSSYIRSELERIGEQLDDPLTVFLIGGGAMAFRDLKTTTKDIDLIVASGDDLGQLQAVLLERGYDIVREPDEEYETLGAQRILENNDGCRIDIFNQQVVDKLVLSDGIRKRSERYLDPGNLVVELVSPEDIFLFKAVAGRVDDIEDMFSLLQTDLDFDVVEAELTAQIDLLDQELFVTYVNEALADLTEQHNVTTALHDPVAEITERVYEEFEVLHALDESKSMPTLQQELDYTMGELQDIVSRLEEKDAIERTADRIERLSTTI
- a CDS encoding winged helix-turn-helix domain-containing protein; the encoded protein is MLTEGEIRALTVLHSEQTVSEFATQLDRSLSYTSELVNRLEATGLVETRRKGKTKQIRPSDAKALELLADITQAYSHIEWPELLSGATLRVLYYLETPRVPTELARRANIHRSTVHRALDPLQHRGIIYQTDDDAYALNEGFEQLSTLARELVHHDHRQTVEQHTDTYTILWESLDEFLVQAEDEIADETFLATGPERFQTYDLPLLARDRRYYLYSETMNDLSPATLCCHMLVIDSGARTQSYCLLLLSHVDVDRDELRTQATKYGVDDLVEDLLTYLDTSGDQRASRLPEWEEFQELAEDYGVLA